In Kitasatospora sp. NBC_00240, the following are encoded in one genomic region:
- a CDS encoding cation acetate symporter — translation MSTHSAAGRLAAGQLATAATEHRGLTMTLFGLFVLATLGITVWAGRQTKDASDFYAGGRGFTGFQNGLAISGDYMSAASFLGIAGAIALFGYDGFLYSIGFLVAWLVALLLVAEPLRNSGRYTMADVLAFRMRQRPVRTAAGISTIVVSIFYLLAQMVGAGSLVALLLGVEGGAAKRWTIVAVGALMVVYVAIGGMKGTTWVQIVKAVLLIAGTALMTVLVLAKYHFNISALLGAAADASGKANAFLEPGLKYGASGTTKLDFLSLGLALVLGTAGLPHILVRFYTVPTARAARKSVLWAIGIIGGFYLMTLALGFGAAALVGPKVIKASNAAGNTAAPLLAEKLGGGAGSTGGAVLLAVISAVAFATILAVVAGLTLASSASFAHDLYANVIRRGKVTEKEEVRSAKLAAVAIGAVAIVLSIFAEKLNTAALVALAFAVAASANLPTLLYSLFWKRFNTRGAVCSVYGGLLSSVLLVVFSTVVSGKPTSLLPHSDFHWFPLENPGLVSIPVGFLLGWIGTLLSKEDADPAKYAELEVRSLTGLGAH, via the coding sequence ATGAGCACCCACTCGGCCGCCGGCCGGCTGGCGGCCGGTCAGCTGGCCACCGCCGCGACCGAGCACCGCGGCCTGACGATGACGCTGTTCGGCCTGTTCGTCCTCGCCACCCTGGGCATCACCGTCTGGGCCGGCCGGCAGACCAAGGACGCCTCCGACTTCTACGCCGGCGGCCGCGGCTTCACCGGCTTCCAGAACGGCCTCGCCATCTCCGGCGACTACATGTCCGCCGCCTCCTTCCTCGGCATCGCCGGCGCCATCGCGCTGTTCGGCTACGACGGCTTCCTGTACTCCATCGGCTTCCTGGTGGCCTGGCTGGTCGCCCTGCTGCTGGTGGCCGAGCCGCTGCGCAACTCCGGCCGCTACACCATGGCCGACGTGCTGGCCTTCCGGATGCGCCAGCGGCCGGTGCGGACCGCCGCCGGCATCTCCACCATCGTGGTGTCGATCTTCTACCTGCTCGCCCAGATGGTCGGCGCGGGCTCCCTGGTGGCCCTGCTGCTCGGCGTCGAGGGCGGCGCCGCCAAGCGCTGGACGATCGTCGCGGTCGGCGCGCTGATGGTCGTCTACGTCGCCATCGGCGGTATGAAGGGCACCACCTGGGTGCAGATCGTCAAGGCGGTGCTGCTGATCGCCGGCACCGCGCTGATGACCGTCCTGGTGCTCGCCAAGTACCACTTCAACATCTCGGCGCTGCTCGGCGCCGCCGCCGACGCCAGCGGCAAGGCCAACGCCTTCCTGGAGCCCGGCCTCAAGTACGGGGCCTCCGGCACCACCAAGCTCGACTTCCTCAGCCTGGGCCTGGCCCTGGTGCTGGGCACCGCGGGCCTGCCGCACATCCTGGTGCGGTTCTACACCGTCCCGACCGCCCGGGCCGCGCGCAAGTCCGTGCTCTGGGCGATCGGCATCATCGGCGGCTTCTACCTGATGACCCTGGCGCTGGGCTTCGGCGCCGCGGCGCTGGTCGGCCCCAAGGTGATCAAGGCCTCCAACGCGGCCGGCAACACCGCCGCCCCGCTGCTGGCCGAGAAGCTCGGAGGCGGCGCCGGCTCGACCGGCGGAGCCGTGCTGCTCGCGGTGATCTCGGCCGTCGCGTTCGCCACCATCCTGGCCGTGGTGGCCGGGCTGACCCTGGCCTCCTCGGCCTCCTTCGCCCACGATCTGTACGCCAACGTGATCCGGCGCGGCAAGGTCACCGAGAAGGAGGAGGTCCGCTCCGCCAAGCTCGCGGCGGTCGCGATCGGCGCGGTCGCCATCGTGCTCAGCATCTTCGCCGAGAAGCTCAACACCGCCGCGCTGGTCGCGTTGGCCTTCGCGGTGGCCGCCTCGGCGAACCTGCCCACCCTGCTCTACTCGCTGTTCTGGAAGCGCTTCAACACCAGGGGCGCGGTCTGCTCGGTCTACGGCGGCCTGCTCAGCTCGGTGCTGCTGGTGGTCTTCTCCACCGTGGTCTCCGGCAAGCCCACCTCGCTGCTGCCGCACTCCGACTTCCACTGGTTCCCGCTGGAGAACCCCGGCCTGGTCTCCATCCCGGTCGGCTTCCTGCTCGGCTGGATCGGCACCCTGCTCTCCAAGGAGGACGCCGACCCGGCGAAGTACGCTGAACTGGAGGTCCGCTCCCTCACCGGACTGGGCGCGCACTAG
- a CDS encoding DUF485 domain-containing protein has protein sequence MESPPPTSTEQSSVQRIEETAEFRELRRSFRSFAFPVTIGFILWYLLYVLLSSYAPAFMATKVAGHVNVALVLGLLQFVTTFAIAAWYARYADRRLDPPATDIRARYEAATVHAPREAAE, from the coding sequence GTGGAATCACCGCCGCCGACCAGCACCGAGCAGTCGTCCGTCCAACGGATCGAGGAGACCGCAGAGTTCCGCGAACTGCGCCGCTCCTTCCGGAGTTTCGCCTTCCCCGTCACCATCGGCTTCATCCTCTGGTACCTGCTGTACGTCCTGCTCTCCAGCTACGCCCCGGCCTTCATGGCCACCAAGGTGGCCGGACACGTCAACGTGGCGCTGGTGCTGGGCCTGCTGCAGTTCGTCACCACCTTCGCGATCGCCGCCTGGTACGCCCGCTACGCCGACCGCCGGCTGGACCCGCCGGCCACGGACATCCGGGCCCGGTACGAGGCCGCCACCGTCCACGCGCCCCGGGAGGCCGCCGAATGA
- a CDS encoding zinc-dependent alcohol dehydrogenase family protein: MRATVIHGPNDIRVEEVPDPVIQHPTDAVVRVVNACICGSDLWAYRGVAARVAGQRIGHEFLGIVEETGSEVRDFRRGDFVVAPFVWSDGTCDYCREGLQTSCPHGGFWGQVGSDGGQGEAVRVPFADGTLVQLPKDAASDEKLLPGLLALSDVMATGHHAAVTAGVRPGVTVAVVGDGAVGLCGVLAAHRLGAGRIIALGRHQVRTDIARKFGATDVVAARGEEAVEAVRELTGGQGAHAVLEAVGTEESMRTAISIARDGGAVGYVGVPHGGSAGVDIGQMFGRNVSLRGGVAPARAYIPELLPDVLSGAIDPGLVFDRTVGLEGVPDGYRAMDDRSALKVRIAF, encoded by the coding sequence ATGCGCGCCACCGTGATCCACGGCCCCAACGACATCCGGGTCGAGGAGGTGCCCGACCCCGTGATCCAGCACCCCACCGACGCCGTCGTGCGGGTGGTCAACGCCTGCATCTGCGGCAGCGACCTGTGGGCGTACCGCGGTGTCGCGGCCCGGGTGGCCGGTCAGCGGATCGGGCACGAGTTCCTCGGCATCGTCGAGGAGACCGGCTCCGAGGTGCGCGACTTCCGGCGCGGCGACTTCGTGGTCGCCCCCTTCGTCTGGTCGGACGGTACCTGCGACTACTGCCGCGAGGGCCTGCAGACCTCCTGCCCGCACGGCGGGTTCTGGGGCCAGGTGGGTTCGGACGGCGGGCAGGGCGAGGCCGTCCGGGTGCCCTTCGCCGACGGCACGCTCGTCCAGCTGCCCAAGGACGCCGCCTCGGACGAGAAGCTGCTGCCCGGCCTGCTCGCCCTCTCCGACGTGATGGCGACCGGGCACCACGCCGCCGTCACGGCCGGGGTGCGGCCGGGCGTCACCGTCGCGGTGGTCGGCGACGGCGCGGTCGGGCTCTGCGGCGTGCTGGCCGCGCACCGGCTCGGCGCGGGCCGGATCATCGCACTGGGCCGGCACCAGGTCCGGACCGACATCGCCCGCAAGTTCGGCGCCACCGACGTGGTCGCCGCGCGCGGCGAGGAGGCCGTGGAGGCCGTCCGGGAGCTGACCGGCGGTCAGGGCGCGCACGCCGTGCTGGAGGCGGTCGGCACCGAGGAGTCCATGCGGACCGCCATCTCGATCGCCCGCGACGGTGGCGCGGTCGGCTACGTGGGCGTGCCGCACGGCGGCAGCGCGGGGGTGGACATCGGCCAGATGTTCGGCCGCAACGTGTCGCTGCGCGGCGGCGTCGCCCCGGCCCGCGCGTACATCCCCGAGCTGCTGCCGGACGTGCTCTCCGGCGCGATCGACCCGGGCCTGGTCTTCGACCGCACGGTCGGCCTGGAGGGTGTGCCGGACGGCTACCGGGCGATGGACGACCGGTCGGCGCTGAAGGTGCGGATCGCCTTCTAG
- a CDS encoding DEDDh family exonuclease, protein MHAIQSPTNHAPWTLPVPAQRSAAPAEGFAVVDVETTGLGRSDRVISAGVYQLDAEGEVTDQWYTLVNPERDPGPVWIHGLTSAVLKDAPTFPQIAGELAERLRGRVMVAHNALFDWNMISREYSRAGLRAPVDQRLCTMVLSRDLRLPLPNGKLASLAEYFGVQQRQAHNALDDARVLAEAFRPSLHLARQGGVPLPLQACVAVTDLGEEEPQTPGRSSWSGSSYRAAKKRPPCPYPNPGRWQDGKPLVQGMRVAITGDTATDREVLEDRAVEAGLHIATSVSRLTSLLVTNEPGSWSGKARKARDLGTPVVGEDAFLQLLREVAPHPGA, encoded by the coding sequence ATGCACGCGATCCAGTCACCGACGAACCACGCCCCGTGGACGCTCCCCGTCCCGGCGCAGCGCTCCGCCGCCCCCGCCGAGGGCTTCGCGGTGGTGGACGTCGAGACCACCGGCCTCGGCCGCTCGGACCGCGTCATCTCCGCCGGCGTCTACCAGTTGGACGCCGAGGGCGAGGTCACCGACCAGTGGTACACCCTGGTCAACCCCGAGCGCGATCCCGGGCCGGTCTGGATCCACGGCCTGACCAGCGCCGTGCTCAAGGACGCGCCGACCTTCCCGCAGATCGCCGGTGAGCTGGCCGAGCGGCTGCGCGGGCGGGTGATGGTCGCGCACAACGCGCTCTTCGACTGGAACATGATCTCCCGCGAGTACTCCCGGGCCGGCCTGCGCGCCCCGGTCGACCAGCGGCTCTGCACCATGGTGCTCTCCCGGGACCTCCGACTGCCACTGCCCAACGGCAAGCTCGCCTCGCTCGCCGAATACTTCGGGGTCCAGCAGCGGCAGGCCCACAACGCGCTGGACGACGCCCGGGTGCTCGCCGAGGCCTTCCGGCCGAGCCTGCACCTGGCCCGCCAGGGCGGCGTGCCGCTGCCGCTGCAGGCCTGCGTGGCCGTCACCGACCTCGGCGAGGAGGAGCCGCAGACCCCCGGCCGCAGCTCCTGGAGCGGCTCCTCGTACCGCGCGGCGAAGAAGCGCCCGCCGTGCCCGTACCCGAACCCGGGGCGCTGGCAGGACGGCAAGCCGCTGGTGCAGGGCATGCGGGTGGCGATCACCGGTGACACCGCCACCGACCGCGAGGTGCTGGAGGACCGCGCGGTGGAGGCGGGCCTGCACATCGCGACCTCGGTGAGCCGGCTCACCAGCCTGCTGGTGACCAACGAGCCGGGCAGTTGGAGCGGCAAGGCCCGCAAGGCCCGCGACCTGGGCACGCCGGTGGTCGGCGAGGATGCCTTCCTCCAGCTGCTGCGCGAGGTCGCGCCGCACCCCGGGGCCTGA
- a CDS encoding SURF1 family protein encodes MYRFLLSRRWVITVLIALLLIPTTIKLGFWQLHRHEARVARNELIAHALTAEPVPFDSLSGPGRAVPKDLTWRAVTATGQYDTAHEFVVRKRTDAGGDNIGYFVITPLRLADGAGEVLVNRGWTASGDSAAAYPDVPAAPSGEVTLTGRMRADETAAGSGIRDRGGLPDRQFNLINSAQQGERTGAAVLPGYLELTATAPAPASQPELLPEPNHSDIGPHMAYAVQWWLFTAMIPVGVWVLVRREAKDRAREAAAATAEAGAGPEPVPAAR; translated from the coding sequence GTGTACCGTTTTCTGCTCTCCCGGCGCTGGGTGATCACCGTCCTGATCGCCCTGCTGCTGATCCCCACCACGATCAAGCTGGGTTTCTGGCAGCTGCACCGGCACGAGGCGCGGGTGGCCCGCAACGAGCTGATCGCACACGCGCTGACCGCCGAGCCCGTCCCGTTCGACTCGCTGAGCGGGCCCGGCCGCGCCGTCCCCAAGGACCTCACCTGGCGGGCGGTCACCGCGACCGGGCAGTACGACACGGCGCACGAGTTCGTGGTCCGCAAGCGCACGGACGCCGGCGGGGACAACATCGGCTACTTCGTGATCACCCCGCTCCGGCTCGCCGACGGCGCCGGCGAGGTGCTGGTCAACCGCGGCTGGACGGCCTCCGGGGACTCCGCCGCCGCCTACCCGGACGTCCCGGCCGCGCCCTCGGGCGAGGTCACCCTGACCGGGCGGATGCGCGCGGACGAGACCGCCGCGGGCAGCGGGATCCGCGACCGCGGCGGCCTGCCGGACCGCCAGTTCAACCTGATCAACAGCGCCCAGCAGGGCGAGCGCACCGGGGCCGCCGTACTCCCCGGCTACCTGGAGCTGACCGCCACCGCGCCGGCCCCGGCGAGCCAGCCCGAGCTGCTGCCCGAGCCCAACCACTCCGACATCGGCCCGCACATGGCGTACGCCGTCCAGTGGTGGCTGTTCACCGCGATGATCCCGGTCGGGGTCTGGGTGCTGGTCCGCCGCGAGGCCAAGGACCGGGCCCGGGAGGCCGCCGCCGCGACCGCCGAGGCCGGCGCCGGGCCCGAGCCGGTGCCCGCGGCCCGCTGA
- the trxA gene encoding thioredoxin: protein MAQVAGDTVMTTVASVTDESFAAEVLGAEGPVLVKFTADWCPPCRMVAPVLAEVAVELAGQLKVVQLDVDTNPGTQAAYAVLSMPTLMVFRDGEPVMSVVGARAKARLLRELAAVL from the coding sequence ATGGCGCAGGTAGCAGGGGACACGGTCATGACCACGGTGGCGTCCGTCACCGACGAGTCGTTCGCCGCGGAGGTGCTCGGGGCCGAGGGGCCCGTCCTGGTGAAGTTCACGGCCGACTGGTGCCCGCCGTGCCGGATGGTCGCACCGGTGCTGGCCGAGGTCGCGGTGGAGCTCGCCGGGCAGCTCAAGGTGGTGCAGCTGGACGTGGACACCAACCCCGGGACGCAGGCGGCGTACGCGGTGCTGTCGATGCCGACGCTGATGGTCTTCCGGGACGGGGAGCCGGTGATGTCGGTGGTCGGGGCGCGGGCCAAGGCCAGGCTGCTGCGCGAGCTGGCCGCCGTGCTCTGA
- a CDS encoding MerR family transcriptional regulator, whose amino-acid sequence MRIGELARRAGTTTRTLRYYESRGLLPARRSGNGYRAYGEDDLRLLQQIRLLQDFGFGLEETRPFVECLQAGHPAGDTCPASLEVYRRKLAELDECIERLRAVRAQVGEQLSRAEWSRAELADEAAAGPPPRCELAHE is encoded by the coding sequence ATGCGGATCGGTGAGCTGGCCAGGCGGGCGGGGACGACCACCCGGACGCTTCGGTACTACGAGTCGCGCGGGCTGCTGCCGGCCCGGCGCAGCGGCAACGGGTACCGGGCGTACGGGGAGGACGATCTGCGGCTGCTGCAGCAGATCCGGCTGTTGCAGGACTTCGGCTTCGGGCTCGAGGAGACCCGGCCGTTCGTGGAGTGCCTGCAGGCGGGGCATCCGGCGGGCGACACCTGCCCGGCCTCGCTGGAGGTGTACCGGCGCAAGCTCGCCGAGCTGGACGAGTGCATCGAGCGGCTGCGAGCCGTCCGCGCGCAGGTCGGGGAACAGCTGAGCCGGGCGGAGTGGTCCCGGGCCGAACTGGCGGACGAGGCCGCCGCCGGGCCGCCGCCGCGCTGCGAACTGGCGCACGAGTAG